One Solibacillus sp. R5-41 DNA segment encodes these proteins:
- a CDS encoding ABC transporter ATP-binding protein, translating to MSILVGRKIKKTYGKKQMAYEVLKGIDLEVEKGEFVGIMGSSGSGKTTLLNVLCSIDRVTEGLVEIEGRQLQKMNERELAKFRRDQLGFIFQDYNLLDTLTVKENILLPLSITKIPKAAAEARFSELVKILMIEDIANKYPNEISGGQKQRTSAARALISNPSIVFADEPTGALDSKSATALLSNLVNINEQKNVTIMMVTHDAVAASFCSRVLFLKDGQLYTELYKGEKTRNEFFQQILHTQSVLGGDGHEA from the coding sequence ATGAGTATTTTAGTTGGACGTAAAATTAAGAAGACATATGGTAAGAAACAAATGGCCTATGAAGTATTAAAGGGCATAGACTTAGAAGTAGAAAAGGGTGAATTTGTCGGGATAATGGGTTCTTCAGGTTCTGGTAAGACGACGCTCTTAAACGTTCTTTGTTCGATTGATCGTGTAACAGAAGGTCTTGTAGAAATTGAAGGGCGACAATTACAAAAAATGAATGAGCGTGAGTTAGCGAAGTTCCGCCGAGATCAATTAGGCTTCATTTTTCAAGACTATAATTTACTTGATACATTAACGGTAAAAGAAAACATTTTATTGCCGTTATCCATTACAAAAATTCCGAAGGCTGCGGCAGAGGCACGTTTTTCGGAGCTTGTGAAAATATTAATGATTGAAGATATTGCAAATAAATATCCTAATGAAATTTCAGGTGGTCAAAAGCAGCGAACTTCTGCAGCGCGCGCACTTATTTCTAATCCGTCAATTGTATTTGCAGATGAGCCAACCGGAGCATTAGATTCTAAGTCAGCAACAGCATTACTGAGTAATTTAGTAAATATTAATGAACAAAAAAATGTGACAATTATGATGGTGACGCATGATGCAGTAGCGGCTAGCTTCTGTTCACGTGTGTTGTTTTTAAAAGACGGACAACTTTATACGGAGTTATATAAAGGTGAGAAAACTCGCAATGAATTTTTCCAGCAAATTTTGCATACGCAAAGTGTGCTAGGTGGTGACGGTCATGAAGCTTAA
- the rpsJ gene encoding 30S ribosomal protein S10 — translation MAKQKIRIRLKAYDHRILDQSAEKIVETAKRSGAGVSGPIPLPTERSVYTILRAVHKYKDSREQFEMRTHKRLIDIVNPTPQTVDALMKLDLPSGVDIEIKL, via the coding sequence ATGGCAAAACAAAAAATTCGTATTCGTTTAAAAGCGTATGATCACCGTATCCTTGATCAATCTGCTGAGAAAATCGTTGAAACTGCGAAGCGTTCAGGTGCTGGAGTATCGGGTCCGATCCCACTACCTACTGAAAGATCTGTTTATACAATCTTACGTGCGGTTCATAAGTACAAAGATTCTCGTGAGCAATTTGAAATGCGCACACACAAACGTCTTATCGACATCGTTAACCCGACACCACAAACTGTTGATGCGTTAATGAAGCTTGATTTACCATCTGGCGTTGATATCGAAATCAAACTTTAA
- the rpsC gene encoding 30S ribosomal protein S3: MGQKVHPIGLRVGIIRDWESKWFAEKDYADLLHEDIKIRKYIETKLKDASVSKVEIERAANRVNVTIHTAKPGMVIGKGGTEVENLRKHLTDVTGKRVHINIIEIKRADLDAKLVAENIARQLENRVSFRRAQKQSIQRTMRAGAKGIKTQVSGRLGGADIARAEHYSEGTVPLHTLRADIDYAHAEADTTYGKLGVKVWIYRGEVLPTKKNSVEGGK; this comes from the coding sequence GTGGGTCAAAAAGTACATCCAATAGGACTACGTGTTGGTATTATTCGTGACTGGGAATCAAAATGGTTCGCTGAAAAAGACTACGCTGATCTATTACACGAAGATATCAAAATTCGTAAATATATCGAAACTAAACTTAAAGATGCATCTGTATCTAAAGTAGAAATCGAACGCGCTGCAAATCGCGTGAACGTTACAATTCACACTGCGAAGCCAGGTATGGTAATCGGTAAAGGTGGTACGGAAGTAGAAAACTTACGTAAACACTTAACTGATGTAACTGGTAAACGTGTACACATCAACATTATTGAAATTAAACGTGCTGATCTTGATGCGAAATTAGTAGCTGAAAACATCGCTCGTCAACTTGAGAACCGCGTATCATTCCGTCGTGCTCAAAAACAATCAATCCAACGCACAATGCGCGCTGGTGCAAAAGGTATTAAAACACAAGTATCTGGTCGTTTAGGTGGCGCTGATATCGCGCGTGCTGAACACTATAGCGAAGGAACTGTTCCGCTTCATACATTACGTGCTGACATTGATTATGCACATGCTGAAGCAGACACAACATACGGTAAACTAGGCGTTAAAGTTTGGATCTACCGTGGTGAAGTCCTTCCTACTAAAAAGAACTCTGTGGAAGGAGGCAAATAA
- a CDS encoding HAMP domain-containing sensor histidine kinase, whose protein sequence is MIGLFLKEHAQWFLFYFLSLICLNGLLVLDSGLYNVSIIYLNSVYSVLFFLFIGWRYLKDWTQFHRMKNQGFEDLDRMQSPYMSLMAERFQQEFVQQTNELNNKKIQLLEERDDLLAWVHEVKTPLTALKIMIEHVEDSKLQTRLEHEWFRLYMLVDQQLHQTRLQTMEQDNRLEKVELHKVISSEIRSLKAWCIEKGIGFEIEDLELVIVTDLKWLAFIFRQILSNAVKYSHANSEVRIFMSQQQGNWALHIQDSGIGIAPEDLPRIFRKSYTGSVGRESTVATGMGLYLAQNAATKLGIKLTVNSKVNEGSTVTLIFPEQNEYTKLYGM, encoded by the coding sequence ATGATTGGGCTATTTTTAAAGGAGCACGCACAGTGGTTTCTGTTTTACTTTTTATCACTAATTTGTTTGAACGGTTTGCTAGTCCTAGATAGCGGGCTTTATAATGTGTCGATTATATATTTAAATAGTGTGTATAGCGTGCTTTTTTTCCTCTTCATTGGCTGGCGCTATTTAAAAGATTGGACGCAGTTTCATAGAATGAAAAATCAAGGTTTTGAAGACTTAGACCGTATGCAAAGCCCCTATATGTCACTTATGGCAGAACGTTTTCAACAGGAATTTGTACAACAAACAAATGAGCTCAATAACAAGAAAATTCAATTGTTAGAGGAGCGCGATGATTTACTTGCATGGGTACATGAAGTGAAAACACCATTAACAGCTTTGAAAATTATGATTGAGCACGTGGAAGATAGTAAGCTTCAAACGCGTCTTGAGCATGAATGGTTTCGTCTGTACATGCTTGTTGACCAACAGCTCCATCAAACACGGCTCCAAACGATGGAACAGGATAATCGTTTAGAGAAAGTTGAACTACACAAAGTAATTTCAAGTGAAATACGTTCGTTAAAAGCTTGGTGTATTGAAAAAGGGATTGGTTTTGAAATAGAGGATTTGGAGCTAGTAATTGTGACAGATTTGAAGTGGCTGGCGTTTATTTTCCGTCAAATCTTATCAAACGCGGTGAAATATAGTCATGCGAATTCAGAAGTGCGTATTTTTATGTCTCAGCAACAAGGAAATTGGGCATTACATATACAAGATAGCGGGATTGGGATTGCACCAGAGGATTTACCGCGGATTTTCCGGAAATCGTACACAGGCTCAGTAGGTAGAGAATCGACGGTAGCAACAGGGATGGGACTTTATTTAGCGCAAAATGCTGCAACAAAGCTTGGTATAAAACTCACCGTAAATTCAAAAGTCAATGAAGGCTCAACGGTTACGTTAATATTTCCTGAACAAAATGAATATACGAAACTTTACGGTATGTGA
- a CDS encoding Na+/H+ antiporter family protein, whose translation MNAVLVAVGIMLILSLMRVNVVLSLTVGAVLGGLAGGLNVLDTIDAFVGGLGGGATIALSYALLGGFALAISRTGIPEVLVQLILKLVQREGESQKKGLAKALIIFVLLSLAIMSQNLIPVHIAFIPLIVPPMLKLMNMLEMDRRLIACTLTFGLIMPYMFMPFGFGLIYQELIVTQMGLAGMEVALTDVPKAMVVVALGMVVGLATAFVVYRKPRKYKMIEVETEEQSKVEVKPRNILFAAIALVASMAVQIPTDSMIIGSLVGISVLYLTGALKAKEADEVLTDGMRMMAFVGFVMIAANGFSAVINATGDVEPLVAGAMDIFEGNVAITVFVMLVVGLIVTMGIGSSFATIPIIAAIFVPLAVELGLSELAIICLIGTAGVLGDAGSPASDSTLGPTAGLNVDGQHNHIWDTCVPTFLFYNIPQIIFGWLAVVFFL comes from the coding sequence ATGAATGCAGTATTAGTGGCAGTGGGTATCATGCTTATATTGAGTTTAATGCGTGTTAATGTAGTGTTATCTCTAACTGTAGGGGCCGTTTTAGGTGGACTTGCAGGTGGATTGAATGTGCTGGATACGATCGATGCTTTTGTTGGTGGGTTAGGTGGAGGTGCTACGATTGCACTTAGCTACGCTTTACTTGGAGGTTTCGCACTGGCTATTTCACGTACAGGCATTCCAGAAGTTTTAGTGCAGCTGATTTTAAAGCTCGTACAGCGTGAAGGTGAATCACAAAAGAAAGGCTTAGCGAAGGCATTGATCATCTTTGTGTTACTATCACTCGCTATTATGTCGCAAAACTTAATTCCAGTGCATATCGCATTTATTCCATTAATTGTTCCACCAATGCTTAAGTTAATGAACATGTTAGAAATGGATCGCCGTTTAATTGCGTGTACGTTAACATTTGGTTTAATTATGCCGTATATGTTTATGCCATTTGGCTTTGGTTTAATTTATCAAGAACTTATAGTGACGCAAATGGGCTTAGCGGGCATGGAGGTAGCGCTTACAGATGTTCCTAAGGCAATGGTTGTTGTTGCCCTAGGAATGGTTGTGGGCCTTGCTACGGCGTTTGTCGTGTATCGTAAGCCACGTAAATATAAAATGATTGAAGTAGAGACTGAAGAACAATCAAAAGTAGAAGTGAAACCGCGCAATATTTTATTTGCTGCAATTGCATTAGTCGCTTCAATGGCTGTTCAGATCCCAACAGATTCAATGATTATCGGTTCTTTAGTTGGGATTAGCGTATTGTATCTTACTGGTGCATTAAAGGCTAAGGAAGCAGACGAAGTATTAACGGACGGTATGCGTATGATGGCATTTGTAGGTTTTGTTATGATTGCAGCAAATGGTTTTTCAGCTGTAATTAATGCAACAGGGGATGTCGAGCCACTTGTAGCTGGTGCAATGGATATATTTGAGGGGAATGTAGCAATTACCGTATTTGTTATGTTAGTTGTAGGACTCATTGTTACAATGGGAATTGGTTCTTCTTTTGCTACCATTCCAATCATTGCAGCCATCTTCGTCCCGCTTGCCGTAGAACTGGGCTTAAGTGAATTAGCCATTATCTGTTTAATTGGTACAGCGGGTGTACTTGGAGATGCAGGATCACCTGCTTCGGATTCGACACTGGGTCCGACAGCGGGGCTTAATGTAGATGGACAACACAATCACATTTGGGATACATGTGTTCCAACATTTCTATTTTATAATATTCCACAAATCATTTTCGGTTGGTTAGCAGTGGTTTTCTTCCTATAG
- a CDS encoding response regulator transcription factor produces the protein MKIMLIEDDPSIFELIRERFAQWDIEVIGPTNFQQVMDTFVKEQPELVLIDIQLPAYDGFHWCREIRFVSKVPIIFLSSRDHPMDMVMAMQMGADDFVQKPFHMEVLVAKVQALLRRTYTYQDQAPEIIQWNGAQVDYSRSDVSFKGQKIALTKNELYILRVLLSQADKIVSRDELMRKLWDDERFVNDNTLTVNMNRLRQRLEEIGLENVILTKKGLGYMAVTL, from the coding sequence TTGAAAATCATGTTAATAGAAGATGATCCGTCAATTTTCGAATTGATACGTGAGCGTTTTGCACAATGGGATATTGAAGTAATAGGTCCTACAAATTTTCAGCAAGTAATGGATACATTTGTGAAAGAACAGCCTGAGCTTGTCCTGATAGATATTCAATTACCAGCATATGATGGCTTTCATTGGTGTCGAGAAATCCGTTTCGTATCAAAGGTACCAATAATCTTTCTATCCTCACGGGATCACCCTATGGATATGGTGATGGCGATGCAAATGGGAGCAGATGATTTCGTGCAAAAGCCATTCCATATGGAGGTGTTGGTTGCGAAAGTACAGGCATTGTTGCGCCGAACATACACGTATCAAGACCAGGCACCTGAAATTATCCAATGGAACGGAGCGCAAGTAGATTATAGCCGTAGTGATGTAAGCTTTAAAGGGCAAAAAATCGCGCTAACTAAAAATGAGCTTTATATATTACGTGTGTTGTTATCTCAAGCCGATAAAATTGTGTCACGCGACGAATTAATGCGGAAACTTTGGGATGATGAGCGTTTCGTAAATGATAATACGCTAACAGTTAACATGAATCGCTTACGACAGCGTTTAGAGGAAATTGGATTAGAAAATGTTATTTTAACGAAAAAAGGGCTCGGATATATGGCGGTAACTTTATGA
- the rplD gene encoding 50S ribosomal protein L4 codes for MTKVSLLSQTGASVGEIELNDAVFGIEPNEAVLFDAIIAQRASLRQGNHKVKNRSEVAGGGRKPWRQKGTGRARQGSIRSPQWRGGGVVFGPTPRSYAYKLPKKVRRLALKSALSAKVLEQKLVVLDALTIDAPKTKDFKAVLAALEINKKALFVTAEVNENVALSARNIPGVTVLTAEGINVLDLIGHDKVVFTQDAVKKVEEVLG; via the coding sequence ATGACAAAAGTATCTTTACTTAGTCAAACAGGTGCTTCAGTTGGTGAAATCGAATTAAACGATGCGGTTTTCGGAATCGAGCCAAACGAAGCGGTATTATTCGACGCAATTATTGCTCAACGCGCATCTTTACGTCAAGGTAATCACAAAGTAAAAAACCGTTCAGAAGTTGCTGGTGGTGGTCGTAAACCATGGCGTCAAAAAGGAACTGGTCGTGCACGTCAAGGTTCGATCCGCTCTCCACAATGGCGTGGCGGTGGTGTTGTATTCGGTCCTACTCCACGTAGTTACGCTTACAAATTACCAAAAAAAGTTCGTCGCTTAGCTCTTAAATCAGCTTTATCGGCTAAAGTGTTAGAACAAAAATTAGTAGTTCTTGATGCATTAACTATCGATGCACCAAAAACAAAAGATTTCAAAGCAGTACTTGCTGCATTAGAAATCAACAAAAAAGCATTATTCGTTACTGCTGAAGTAAACGAAAATGTAGCTTTATCTGCTCGTAACATCCCTGGTGTTACAGTGTTAACAGCTGAAGGAATCAACGTATTAGACTTAATCGGTCATGATAAAGTTGTATTCACTCAAGATGCTGTAAAAAAAGTTGAGGAGGTGCTTGGATAA
- the rplB gene encoding 50S ribosomal protein L2, translated as MAIKKYKPTSNGRRNMTSSDFAEITTNKPEKSLLAPKKRKAGRNNQGKITVRHHGGGHKKQYRVIDFKRIKDDIPGRVATIEYDPNRSANIALINYADGEKRYILAPKGLEVGQTIVSGPESDIKVGNALPLINIPMGTTIHNIEMKPGKGGQLVRSAGTSAQVLGREGKYVIVRLQSGETRLILAACRATIGQVGNEQHELINIGKAGRSRWLGKRPTVRGSVMNPNDHPHGGGEGRSPIGRKSPMTPWGKPALGYKTRKKKNKSSKFIIRGRKK; from the coding sequence ATGGCGATTAAAAAGTATAAGCCAACCTCAAATGGTCGACGTAACATGACGTCATCTGACTTTGCAGAAATCACAACTAATAAACCTGAAAAGTCTTTATTAGCTCCGAAAAAACGCAAAGCCGGTCGTAACAACCAAGGTAAAATTACTGTTCGTCATCACGGTGGTGGTCATAAGAAACAATACCGTGTTATCGATTTCAAACGAATTAAAGATGACATTCCAGGACGCGTTGCTACAATCGAATACGATCCAAACCGTTCTGCGAACATCGCATTAATTAACTATGCTGATGGTGAAAAACGTTATATCCTAGCTCCGAAAGGTCTTGAAGTAGGTCAAACGATCGTTTCAGGTCCAGAATCGGACATTAAAGTAGGTAACGCGTTACCACTAATCAACATCCCAATGGGTACAACTATCCATAACATCGAAATGAAACCTGGTAAAGGTGGACAATTAGTACGTTCTGCTGGTACTTCTGCACAAGTACTTGGTCGTGAAGGTAAATATGTAATCGTTCGTTTACAATCTGGCGAAACACGTTTAATCCTTGCAGCTTGCCGTGCAACAATTGGTCAAGTAGGTAACGAACAACACGAACTAATTAACATCGGTAAAGCCGGTCGTTCTCGTTGGTTAGGTAAACGCCCAACAGTACGTGGTTCTGTAATGAACCCTAACGATCACCCACACGGTGGTGGTGAAGGACGTTCTCCAATCGGACGTAAATCTCCAATGACGCCTTGGGGTAAACCAGCTCTTGGTTACAAAACTCGTAAAAAGAAAAATAAATCATCTAAATTTATTATTCGTGGACGTAAAAAATAA
- the rpsS gene encoding 30S ribosomal protein S19, translated as MGRSLKKGPFVDDHLLKKVEAQEASEKKQVIKTWSRRSTIFPSFIGLTIAVYDGRKHVPVYVTEDMVGHKLGEFAPTRTYKGHGADDKKTRR; from the coding sequence ATGGGCCGCAGCTTAAAGAAAGGTCCTTTTGTTGATGACCACCTACTTAAAAAGGTGGAAGCACAAGAGGCTTCTGAGAAAAAGCAAGTTATTAAAACTTGGTCTCGCCGTTCTACTATCTTCCCGAGCTTTATCGGTTTAACAATCGCTGTATACGATGGTCGTAAACACGTTCCAGTATACGTGACTGAAGATATGGTAGGTCATAAACTTGGCGAGTTCGCACCAACTCGTACTTATAAAGGTCACGGTGCAGACGATAAAAAAACAAGACGCTAA
- a CDS encoding ABC transporter permease, producing MKLNQLVFKSMLKNIKHYYLYFFALIFSVTLYFSFVTLQYNESVMQTAANSGTASAGLKAATYILYFIVLFFVLYANHLFMKRRSKEIGLYQLIGMTKGLIIRLIALENIVLFAGAVLIGMLFGFLSSRFFAMVLLNVLEKDTVVAMSFSLEALKQTVLLFAILLTIILVQMSIMIRRVSLLSLFTASKQADERVKRFSPLQMVMGAIGIVLISYGYYASTQLFSADDVKYLFLNMMIILATTIGGTFFVFRFSISFLLNLVRMKKNGHLSPVDVLALTPIMHRMKGNAKSLTLITILTAVSLAISILSYISYYSAGEKAFSDSPTDYTLYEDNGKEFLAALDAEEIDYDAVDLRLQKMEFSLEELVAEHMKNNDMWKMDMEIHAVPLSDYVKRYPGLKLKGNEAIITGYNNLLSEMIPLEPGNVTMKAGDQSYPVEVMKIKDEYLIGGIVAGNGPALVVSDALFEQLVQHKDMSVWHKQTSVSLHDRGDLARAETLYKETSANHYEFSKADENGELNLNKRDQLSLEGSRMNYISMMGVTIFTTAFLGLAFLVATGSILYFKQMTEAEEEREAYTILRKVGFTQQEILRGVYMKQAFNFGLPLAIGLLHSYFAVKSGWFLFGSELVTPLLITMGLYIVMYIVFALLSISYYKKVIKESL from the coding sequence ATGAAGCTTAATCAGTTAGTTTTTAAAAGCATGTTGAAAAATATCAAACATTATTATTTATACTTTTTTGCCCTAATTTTCAGTGTAACCCTGTATTTTTCATTTGTGACATTGCAATATAATGAGTCGGTTATGCAAACGGCAGCGAATAGCGGCACCGCTTCAGCAGGTTTAAAGGCGGCAACGTATATATTGTATTTTATCGTATTATTTTTTGTGCTCTATGCGAATCATTTATTTATGAAACGTCGTAGTAAGGAAATCGGGTTATACCAATTAATCGGTATGACGAAAGGTTTAATTATTCGTCTTATTGCACTTGAAAATATTGTACTTTTTGCTGGTGCAGTGCTAATTGGTATGTTATTTGGGTTTTTAAGCTCACGTTTTTTTGCGATGGTGTTGTTAAATGTTCTTGAGAAAGATACCGTTGTGGCAATGTCATTTAGTTTAGAAGCGTTAAAACAAACGGTCCTGTTGTTTGCAATTTTACTAACTATTATTTTAGTGCAGATGTCCATTATGATTCGTCGTGTATCATTGCTATCGCTTTTCACTGCGTCAAAGCAAGCAGATGAACGCGTGAAACGCTTTAGCCCCCTACAAATGGTAATGGGCGCTATCGGGATTGTACTGATTAGCTACGGCTATTACGCATCCACACAGCTTTTCTCAGCGGATGACGTAAAATATTTGTTTCTAAACATGATGATTATTTTAGCTACGACGATTGGCGGTACATTCTTCGTGTTTCGTTTTTCAATATCCTTCTTATTGAATTTAGTGCGTATGAAGAAGAACGGGCATTTATCACCAGTTGATGTACTTGCATTAACACCGATTATGCACCGTATGAAAGGGAACGCGAAGTCACTAACATTAATTACAATACTAACAGCAGTATCTCTTGCGATTTCAATCCTTTCTTATATTTCGTATTATTCTGCGGGTGAAAAGGCATTTTCAGACTCGCCAACAGATTACACATTATATGAAGACAATGGGAAGGAATTTTTAGCCGCATTAGATGCAGAAGAAATTGATTATGATGCGGTGGATTTACGTTTACAAAAGATGGAGTTTTCACTTGAAGAATTAGTTGCCGAGCATATGAAAAATAATGATATGTGGAAAATGGACATGGAAATTCATGCTGTGCCATTATCGGACTATGTAAAACGTTATCCAGGATTGAAGTTAAAAGGAAATGAAGCAATCATTACGGGATATAATAATTTATTATCAGAAATGATTCCTTTAGAACCAGGGAACGTAACGATGAAAGCTGGAGACCAAAGCTATCCGGTTGAGGTAATGAAAATAAAGGATGAATATTTAATTGGTGGTATTGTTGCTGGCAATGGGCCAGCATTAGTCGTGTCAGATGCATTATTTGAGCAATTGGTGCAGCACAAAGACATGTCGGTTTGGCATAAGCAAACATCCGTTTCATTGCATGACCGAGGTGATTTAGCTCGTGCAGAAACGCTCTATAAAGAAACGAGTGCCAATCATTATGAATTTTCTAAGGCAGATGAAAATGGCGAATTAAACTTAAATAAGCGTGATCAATTAAGTTTGGAAGGATCGCGGATGAACTATATTAGTATGATGGGTGTTACCATTTTCACGACAGCCTTTTTAGGGTTAGCCTTTTTAGTAGCAACGGGCAGCATTTTGTATTTCAAGCAAATGACTGAAGCGGAAGAAGAACGTGAAGCTTACACCATTTTACGTAAAGTTGGTTTCACTCAGCAGGAGATTTTACGCGGAGTTTATATGAAGCAGGCGTTTAATTTCGGATTACCGCTAGCGATCGGTTTGTTACACAGTTATTTTGCAGTTAAATCAGGATGGTTCTTATTTGGATCAGAGCTTGTTACCCCGTTACTTATAACAATGGGACTTTATATTGTAATGTATATCGTCTTTGCATTGCTATCTATAAGTTATTATAAAAAAGTAATTAAAGAGTCATTATAA
- the rplW gene encoding 50S ribosomal protein L23 — protein sequence MEARDILKRPVITERSSEIMAEKKYTFEVDTRANKTQVKNAVEEIFGVKVEKVNVMNYKGKFKRVGKFGGYTNKRRKAIVKLTADSKEIELFEI from the coding sequence ATGGAAGCACGTGATATCTTAAAACGTCCGGTCATTACTGAGCGTTCTTCAGAAATTATGGCAGAGAAAAAGTATACTTTCGAAGTAGACACTCGCGCTAACAAAACTCAAGTTAAAAACGCAGTTGAAGAAATCTTCGGCGTAAAAGTTGAGAAAGTAAACGTAATGAACTACAAAGGTAAGTTCAAACGCGTTGGTAAATTCGGTGGTTACACAAACAAACGTCGTAAAGCGATTGTTAAATTAACTGCTGATTCAAAAGAAATCGAATTATTCGAAATCTAA
- the rpmC gene encoding 50S ribosomal protein L29, whose translation MKANEIRDLATAEIELKVKSLKEELFNLRFQLATGQLENTARIREVRKAIARMKTVIHEREISANN comes from the coding sequence ATGAAAGCTAATGAAATCCGTGACCTTGCCACTGCTGAAATCGAATTAAAAGTGAAATCACTGAAAGAAGAGCTTTTCAACCTTCGCTTCCAATTAGCGACTGGTCAATTAGAAAACACAGCTCGCATCCGTGAAGTTCGCAAAGCGATTGCACGTATGAAAACTGTGATTCATGAAAGAGAAATCAGTGCAAACAACTGA
- the rplP gene encoding 50S ribosomal protein L16 has protein sequence MLLPKRVKYRREHRGNMRGEAKGGKEVSFGEWGLQATTASWITNRQIESARIAMTRYMKRGGKVWIKIFPHKPYTKKPLEVRMGSGKGSPEGWVAVVKPGKVMFEIAGVSEEIAREALRLASHKLPVKCKVVKRQETGGESNES, from the coding sequence ATGTTATTACCAAAACGCGTAAAATATCGTCGTGAACACCGTGGTAACATGCGTGGTGAAGCGAAAGGCGGTAAAGAAGTATCTTTCGGTGAGTGGGGCTTACAAGCTACTACAGCATCATGGATTACAAACCGTCAAATCGAATCTGCCCGTATTGCAATGACACGTTACATGAAACGTGGCGGTAAAGTTTGGATTAAAATCTTCCCGCACAAGCCTTATACGAAAAAGCCTCTAGAAGTCCGCATGGGTTCTGGTAAAGGTTCTCCTGAAGGCTGGGTAGCAGTAGTAAAACCAGGAAAAGTAATGTTCGAAATCGCTGGTGTATCTGAAGAGATCGCACGTGAAGCACTTCGTTTAGCATCACACAAACTTCCTGTGAAATGTAAAGTAGTAAAACGTCAAGAAACTGGTGGTGAATCTAATGAAAGCTAA
- the rplV gene encoding 50S ribosomal protein L22, with translation MTQAKAIARTVRIAPRKVRLVVDLIRGKQIGEAVAILRHTPKAASPVVEKVLKSAVANAEHNYELDINNLVVSEIFVDEGPTLKRFRPRAQGRASAINKRTSHITIVVSEKKEG, from the coding sequence ATGACACAAGCTAAAGCTATCGCTCGTACAGTTCGTATCGCTCCTCGTAAAGTACGTCTAGTAGTAGACTTAATTCGAGGCAAGCAAATCGGTGAAGCAGTTGCAATTTTACGTCATACTCCAAAAGCGGCGTCTCCAGTCGTTGAGAAAGTATTAAAATCTGCAGTTGCTAACGCTGAACACAACTATGAGTTAGATATTAATAACCTAGTTGTATCTGAAATCTTCGTTGATGAAGGTCCAACTTTAAAACGTTTCCGCCCACGTGCGCAAGGTCGTGCATCGGCAATTAATAAACGTACAAGCCACATTACTATCGTGGTATCTGAGAAGAAGGAGGGGTAA
- the rplC gene encoding 50S ribosomal protein L3 codes for MTKGILGRKIGMTQVFAENGDLIPVTVIEATPNVVLQKKTVETDGYEAVQIGFEDKRVKLSNKPEQGHVAKANTAPKRFIREFRNLEVAAYEVGQEVKVEIFAEGDVIDVTGVTKGKGFQGVIKRHGQSRGPMSHGSRYHRRPGSMGPVAPNRVFKQKKLPGQMGATVVTIQNLEIIKVDVERNLLLVKGNVPGSKKALVTVKTAIKQK; via the coding sequence ATGACTAAAGGAATCTTAGGTAGAAAAATTGGTATGACTCAAGTTTTCGCTGAAAACGGTGATTTAATCCCGGTAACAGTTATCGAAGCTACTCCAAACGTAGTTTTACAAAAGAAAACTGTTGAAACTGATGGTTACGAAGCGGTTCAAATTGGTTTTGAAGACAAGCGCGTTAAGCTTTCTAACAAACCAGAACAAGGCCACGTAGCAAAAGCGAACACTGCTCCTAAGCGCTTCATCCGTGAGTTCCGCAACTTAGAAGTAGCGGCTTACGAAGTTGGTCAAGAAGTCAAGGTTGAAATTTTCGCTGAAGGCGATGTAATCGATGTAACAGGTGTAACAAAGGGTAAAGGTTTCCAAGGTGTTATTAAACGTCATGGTCAATCTCGTGGTCCTATGTCCCACGGTTCTCGTTACCACCGTCGTCCAGGTTCAATGGGCCCAGTTGCTCCGAACCGCGTATTCAAACAAAAGAAATTACCTGGTCAAATGGGTGCAACTGTTGTAACAATCCAAAACCTTGAAATCATCAAGGTGGATGTTGAACGTAACCTATTATTAGTAAAAGGTAATGTCCCTGGTTCTAAAAAAGCATTAGTAACAGTTAAAACTGCTATTAAACAAAAATAA